DNA from Deltaproteobacteria bacterium:
ATACCGTCAAGCATGCCAATTCACACCTGGCCATCATGGGCAAACCGGGTACGGGAAAAACCCAGTTCGTATTGAAAATCCTGACCGATATCCGCCAGCAGTCCAACTATCAGACCAATTTCATCTATTTCGACTACAAGGGCGATGTGGTGGACAATGAACGATTTCTTGAAGCTGCCAAGGTCCATCCCTTCAGGCTGCTCCAGGGTGGAGAAAGCCTGCCTATCAATCCTTTTGTCCTGCCGGCCTATGATGAGCAGACGATCAATGTGTCGGCCCGGGAAAAGGCCGAAAGCTTCGCCTCAATCAACAGTAAACTGGGGGTGGTGCAAAAGGGTGCGTTGACCGAGGCGATCCGTTCTTCCTATGCGCAACGGGCGGATTCGTCGACTCCCTATCCGGATTTCCACGATGTGTACCGCATGGTGGCGACCATGTACGAAGCAGATAACAAAAAAGATGATAGCCTTATCGAGGTGCTGCGGGACCTCTCGGATTTCGATCTGTTCTGGCAGCATGGAAGTGATGTGGCCCCCATCAACCGGCTTTCCAATCGAACATTGCTGATTGATGTGCATGCCATGCCGGTGTTGAAGGAATTGGTGGCTTACTTGGTAATCGAGCGACTCTACAAGGAAATGGCGTTGTTGCCCGACAGCCCGGTTCGGGATGGGCGGCGCACCATTCGATCCATCCTGGTCATCGACGAGGCCCACAACTACCTGAGCCAGCGTAACATTTTTCTGCAGCGCATCATTCGCGAGGGCCGCTCCAAGGGTATCGTGGTGTTCTTTGCCAGCCAGTCTCCCAACGATTACCAGCAGAAGTTTTTCAATTTTCAGGAGTTGCTTGAGTTTGCTTTCATCTTTCAATGCGAAGGGGTTTCGGCCGCATCGGTCCAGGATATTCTGGGTTGTAGCACCAAAACTGCTAAAGACCTGCAAACCGAAATTGCTCGCCTGGAACCGTGGCAGGTGGTGGCCCGCAGCCCGGAAAAGACAGAGGAGTTCGTGAAATTTACGGCGGAGGCATTTTATAAAAACTACTAAATGTTGCATGTAGGGGCAGCACACCATGGGTCAACTGTATGAACTTGAAAAGCACGTCAATGAACTTGTTTCAGAACTGTCGGAAATCATCCAGCGTTTGCAAAAAGATATCGCTAATGCAAAGAAAGCGGTTTCCTTTGACCAGGTTAAAGCGATTGAAAACTCCATCGCCCGTATGAAAAGACAAGGTGTTCCTGTTCCACCCGAACTCAGCGCATTAAAAATAAAACTTTTTTCGGAACACGAGCTTCATCAAGGACGGGTTGACCTTCACCGAAAGATTCAAGAGCGCATCGGTGATCTGCTTCAGCGTGAAACACCCCTCGGACAGAGAAGAAAACGCATTGACAATCCCAAGCTTGGCGGTTTGTCGCACCGCAAGCCTCCCAACTACGAGAAGCCCCTCGGCAGCAAGGGTAATAAAAATCTGGAAGACTACTTGATTCCCGTGATCCGCTTGATGTGGAGTGGGCTGGACCACATCGCAGCCTTCCGCAGCATCGCTCAAAAACTTGATGTCAGATACAATACAGTCAGTTCCCAGTGTACGAGAGCCCTTGATCTTACGACAGATGAATTCATACGACAGGTGAGGTCTAAATCGATTGTTGATTTGCTCAAACGTAAATATCAGGACCAATACTGGCGGATAAAAACTGAATTGAAACCATGAGCGAATACCAGTTTTACGAATTCCTGGCCATCGCCCCCCTGGGGTAGGTTGAAAACAATGGACACCAAATGTTAATATTTTCAAGGTAACGGAGGTGTCAAAAATGAAAGTTAATTCCCACTGTGGTTATTCAAAAGCATTCAGAGAAGAAGCTGTTAAAATGGTAGTGGAAAGCGGGAATTCTGCGGGCCAGGTGGCCCGGGAACTATGCCTTCCCCGGGAGTCATGAAAAAAAGAAGTATGGATGCTGGATTTGTTGAACGAAATCCTTACGCCTGTCATCCTTCGGAACTTCAGGATATCGTCATTCGAGGAGGACGCAGATATGCGTGCGATCAAAGTCTTTCTTGCTGGCGGCTTGATCCTCTTTACCGCCTGTTACGCATTTGCTGAACAGGAAAGCGAATTTGAGTTTGAGGGAAAATACCAGGTGGGGAGCACCTCGTGTACGGTAAAACCGATCAAGATGGCCTTTGAAGTGCGGTGGGCAAGGGGAACAGGTTTCATGGTCTTCTTCTTCGAGAAAGAAACGGAGGATGGAAAATACATTTTCGTTTCAGAGGGAAAAGACGTGTTGCCGGATCGTTTTGAATTCGACGATCATCAATTTATAAAGGGGAGATTTGTCCGATCCGGTGGCAAAGTGTCCAAGGTCCAAAAAATCTCTGCCGAGAACGGGATGAAGCCATGCCGGAATCCTGCACCCTTCAAGGGGAAATGAATCGGGCATCCCTGTCGATGATGTTGTAATGGTTAGATACATTTGATGCTTTTTCCCAGACAAAAGAGGGGGTGATCCTATGAAGCTCAAGGAACTTTTGGCGATTACCAGGAAGACGG
Protein-coding regions in this window:
- a CDS encoding DndE family protein; the encoded protein is MADRLYTSNEADEVLSALRFETKLEKATLARMAFALSLVKEGPDVVQSTSFTGAEMKRPTFVGEDEIFMRALICHVYSRRDIDEDGFFSNRSIIKNHIDSGAEMLGRLYQECGRDADTLLTRLVNEVEFGGRRETAGHGLDIFIGRTLLQQHEMIMELNNTVKHANSHLAIMGKPGTGKTQFVLKILTDIRQQSNYQTNFIYFDYKGDVVDNERFLEAAKVHPFRLLQGGESLPINPFVLPAYDEQTINVSAREKAESFASINSKLGVVQKGALTEAIRSSYAQRADSSTPYPDFHDVYRMVATMYEADNKKDDSLIEVLRDLSDFDLFWQHGSDVAPINRLSNRTLLIDVHAMPVLKELVAYLVIERLYKEMALLPDSPVRDGRRTIRSILVIDEAHNYLSQRNIFLQRIIREGRSKGIVVFFASQSPNDYQQKFFNFQELLEFAFIFQCEGVSAASVQDILGCSTKTAKDLQTEIARLEPWQVVARSPEKTEEFVKFTAEAFYKNY